CGAGTTTGGTGAAGAACCGCCCACCAGCGGCCTCGCCAGCGAGGGGGTTGTCATTGAAGAGCCGGTGTAGTTCCTGCAACCGGTCTACCGACCACAGACCGTGGAAGTCCGCGAAGACGAGTGGCTCGTCTCCGAGAAGGCACTGCGACTTCCACCGGTGCACTGTCTGATCGATCTGTCCGCGTTGACGCTCGGTGTACCGGGCCACTACAACTCCTGAAGTACATGCCCCCACTGGACTCATCCGTCGTCGAGAATCTCAGAGCGGGAGGCGCATTGGCCAGTACAGATGGTCGTTTAGTTTGACGTTGACGTTGGCCGCGCGGACAGCGCCAACGCGAGTTGGAATTCGTTTCCGCAGGTCAGGATGTGGTGTTTGGAACCGGCCTTGGCGCGGGCAGGCGGGCTGGGATCTGACGGAGCGCAGCACTTTTCGCCCGCACGAGCCGTCGACCTGGATCCGGCGAGCCGAACTTCGCGGCGATCGTGGCCCAGTTCCCCGGCGTCGGCTACCCCCACACCCTGATGGAAGCAGTGGGCACCAGGATGCCCTGGCCGCGCAGCGTCGTCAGCGCGGCGAACGATTCCTCAAGTACGGTGCCTGGATCCGCACCGGTCGCCCGGCGAGCACTCCGTCGACGACGGTGGTCGGGGCCCGTAAGGACTCGACCAAGTCCGCGGTACTCGTATCGATGATGGTCGTTAGTCCGCGCGTGTGGGGGCGCGAGACAGCGACGTCGCCGGGGTTGCAGTCGAACCTGCGGACGAGTGCGGAATTGAACTCCGAGACCGGTGTGACGAAGGTATGCCTATGTCCCGCTCGGCACCTGGGGCGCAGGAAGTGATAGCGGATCCGCAGGAGCAGGCGACATCCAATCCTCGCCAATGCAATGCCATCGGCTACGTCGGGGCATATAGTTCTACTTGCAGCAACCGTGGTGTCGGGCACCCGGAACGAATCGAGCCTTGCGAGGGGCGGACGTGACCTCGACCTCGGATGAAGATCATTCATACATTGACAGTGCTCAAGAGAGCGAAGCTGCCAGCGATACCTCCCGTGCCCTAACACTGCTCCGTGAAGCGCAAGTAGCGCTTCGGGCCAGCAAGTTCGACGAAGCAATCGAACGCTGCGATGAGGCACAACCGTTGCTTATTACGTTGAACGAGGTCAAGTACACTGCGTTCCTCCAACTCATTTATGCCTACGCGTTGTTATCCATGCAGGATATCGATAAAGCGCAACCACGCGCAGCTCAAGCGCGCGAATTGTTCCAGTCACTGGGGGCGGAAGCCGAGACCACAAGTGCAGAAGGCCTGCTCGCCGCAATCCTTGCCAAGCAGGGCGCACGAGAGTTGAGCGCAAGCAACTACAGCACTGCGATTCGGATTCTTATTTCGGCTGAAAAGATTCACGGAGAGAATAGCGAAAGTGCACCCGCACAAGCTTGCAAGCTACTGCTGGGGTCCGCCTTTCTCTCAGAGGGTGAGCGCCAGTTGAAAGCTGGCGATCTGAAGGGCGCCGGCCAAAACCTCATATCCGCGCAAAACCTGTTCTCACACATCGGAAAGATTGAACGCGCAGCCTTTGCGGCATCACGCCTCGGTGCCGTGCACCTCCGCGAGGGCACACCCACATCGGCCGTCACGGCGTTCGAAACCGCCCGCGAATTCTACTCCCAAGCGGAATCACAGGAACTGAACGTCGCCATCTGCGACGAGAACATCGCCCGCGCTCACGTTTTCAGTGGAAGAGTCGATGTAAGCCTGCAACTTTTCGATAAAGCCCGCGCAACATTCGCCCAACTGGCACAACCTCGACGTGCCGCCTTGACGGACACGATATTTGGAGAAAGTCTTTACGGCTCCGGCTATAAGCAGTTGGCTAACCAGCACTTCGACAGGGCGATCGCCCAACTTAAATCCGCCAAAGCCGAGTTTGACCGCCTAGGCGATTCGAGAAATGCAGAGCGGTGCGGCGTCGACATGGGAGGGATTTGGCTACTTCGAGCCGAACGATTCAATGTCGACGAGGAAGTCGATGTGATCATTGAGAGGCTCGAATCTGCTGCGAGCGTCTTCGCAGAATCGAAAGCTCATCGAGCAGCGGCACAGTGTTTGAGCTTCATGGGGGATCGCTATTTGAAAAGCGAGAATTACCATGAAGCCGTCCGAGCGTATCAAACCGCCCAGATCGCATTCAATCAAGCCTCCGCGCCGATCGATGTCAACGACTGTCACAACAACATAGGTGTTGCGCAAGCCCTTCTCGGAAATGCAGACGATGCAATAGCGAATCTCCAGACCGCCTACTCTAAGTATGATGGCATCAAAGCGCACTATGCGACATCGATCGTGGACAAAAATTTGGCTGCGTGCAGGCGGCGCGAATCTGAACGGAGATCCTACTCTATCATCCATCATAATCTCCCGCACATCGAACAATTTTCTGACATACACGAGCTGCCAGACGGATCCGCGCCGAGTGTCTTCAGCCAGGGAAAGCAGCTGTATTTCGCGGCGAATCGAGACAACGATATTGAAGCCTTGAACAGGTCTATCGAAATATTCGGAAAGTGCGCTAAATCACCCGGAAGTGTCGAAATCTCCATCATGCTTGCCGGAGCTACATACCAACGCTTCAAGGAGTCGGGCTCTCTGGATGACATAACTGTAGCCATTGCAGAACTACGGCGGATACTAGCGCAGACAAGCAGGGTTGATCCAGCCTATACGCAATGGTCATACGGCCTGTCCGTGGCGTTACGATGTCGGTTCCAGCAGGCCAATGATGCCGTCGATATCCACGATGCATTGGATATCATCACCCCGGTCATTGATTCGATAGAAGTTGACAATTTGACCGACGCATCGACCGGGGCGGATGTTTTACGTGAATATGGAACCATTCTGTGTGAAATCTACGATTTCGAAGGTGGGCTCGGAAATATCGACGCCGCAGTCGATGCCTTACGTGCATCTCTGGAAATGTTACCCGCGGGCGAGCGCTCCAAAGAGCGGACGATAACAATCAATAATATTGCCGCAGCTCTGCGCAAAAGGCACGAAGCAACGCTGAATCCCGAAGACATACGCGAAGCTACGACCCTCAGTCGTCAAGCCATTGATGAAATGCCTCACGACTTGATTAACAAAGCACTGCTTTTTGACAATCTCGCCACTGCACTCAGGAGGTCATACGATTTCAGTAGAAATATTCGGGACCTCGACGATTCAATAGAATCGTATAAATTAGCGCTAGCGGAACCGTCAACAGAAAACAGCAGTCGGGCGAGTAGCCTTGCAGGCTTGGGTTTGGCGCTTCGATGGCGCTTCGATCATTTAGGCATCCTGAAAGACCTCGACGAATCAATCTCTCGCGGCGAAGAGGCGGTTCAGATTATCGAAGGAGCCACAACGGGTCGCCACACTGCTTTTGCCTTCTCTACGCTCGCAAGTTCATTGCGTGCACGCTACAGCCATACAGACGAAGTCGATGATATTCGCGCCGCATCAGCTTGGGCTAATAAGGCTGTGAACGCAATTGGCAACCACGATCCGGACCGGGCGTCTTACACCTATATCCTGGGTTCGATACTCATCGAGTACTATCAACGAGCCGGAAAAATCGAGCTACTCGATGAAGCCATTACGCAACTGCGCGCAACTGTCGCCAAGCCCCACGGGCAGACGTTCCTTCATCTAATCAATCTTGCTGGCGCGCTGCGACTGAGGTTCAATCAATCCGACGATAACGATGACCTCAATGCAGCTATCGACGCGCTCCGGCGAGCATTCGAAATTTCCGACATAGAACATCCAATCCGATCCAAGATCCTACACGATCTGGCTCAAGCCCTGCGTCGCAGATTCGATAAGATGAAGGTTCGCTCCGACCTGGACACCGTTGTCGGTCTAGCCCGCGATGCGATCCGGCTCGTGCCTATCGACCATACGATACGGCCAGGTTTGTTGACCAGCTTGGGTCTGGCCCTTAAGTTCCGATACTTTGCCCTTTCAAAGGTTTCTGGGACATCCGACCTCAACGAAGCGATCGATAGGTTCCACGAGGCAGTCGAAACTGCTGCGGCTGAAGATAAAGATCTCGGCACATATCTCCACGAATACGGAACCGCTCTTCTCGTACGCTTCAGGCTGAGCCGACAAGGTCTAGACGTCATTGAATCAGTGGCCGCATTACGTCGGTGTATAAGTGTTCTGCCGGAGGATGATGTTGACCGGCCGACAATACTGAATGCGCTAAGCGATTCGCTAGAAGAGCTGTCCACCCTGCCGGGCGACAGGGACGAGCTGGAGGATCTCGTCGAGACCGCCTTATTGGCAGCCACTCAAGAGCGCCGTTCTCGAAATAGAGAAGAGCGTGACTACAGTCTGGCGCGGGCAATGCGGCATCGTTTCGAATACCGTGGGCCAATATCCGATCTGGATAACTCGATAGAGATCTTCCGCAGAATCTCGGCGGCAGATTGTGATGCCGAGACGCACGCAAAATATCTGGGTGCGCTTGCCAGTAGCTTGAGCCTTAGATTCACCGCGACTGGGAATCTGTCGGACATCGATGAGGCGGTAGCGGTCGCACGGACCGCGGCTCGTGCAGGCGCGAACGGACCGCTAGCGTTTGCGTATGCGAGCGATCTCGGCGACGCCTTGAGGGTCCGTTACGAGACCAGCGGGCGCGCGGCAGATTTGGACCAGGCCGTCGACGCACTCCGAAACGCATTGGGACTTGTCGATCCGAGCGGCCATCTGGTGTCGACTTGCCACAATAACCTCGGCATCGCAATTCGCATCCGTTACGAGCGGTTCGGTCGGACCGATGACCTCCAGGAAGCCGTGGAAAATAATTGGCTTGCCACGGTCACCGCCTCGATTAATGACCCGCACTATTACAGATATCTTTCCAACTATAGTTTGTCGTTGTTTTGTTTGTATCGCCGTTATGGCAATGCCCAGCATCTGGACATAGCGATCGAGAAAGCTCGTCGCGCTGTCGACGCCTTGCCGGTTGGCCACCCCTCGCGCTCGCGTATACTTGCCAATCGTGGGATGACGCTGATGGAACGCGCTCGCCTGATCGGTGACGAAATAGATTTGGACGATGCGATCCAAGCCTTCACTGAGGCTGTTGACGCATCCGAACCAACGAGTGCGGGCTATGCTCCGAGCTGCAGCAATCTTGGCGCTGCCTACCACCGTCGATACGCAAAGACCAAGGACCCCTCGGATCTCACTGCCGCGATCAATATGTTGACGAAGTCAATCCAGCACACTCCGCCGCACGATTCCCGCTATTGCGCGCATCAAATGAATCTGGCGCGAGTCCTTAATGCTAAGTTTCTCGATTTCGGGTCGGAATCCGCTGGCAGACTTGCTTTGACCCATGCCCAGGATTCTGCCGGTCATCCCGGTGGCGACATCGATGAAAGAATTGAAGCGGCTCGGCTTTGGGGACGTATAGCACATGCCTTCGGTGATAGCGTTGCCGCATTGCAGGGCTATCGGTCAGCGGTCGGTCTTCTGCCGCAGCGAGCTTTGCGGGGTAT
This DNA window, taken from Nocardia sp. XZ_19_385, encodes the following:
- a CDS encoding CHAT domain-containing protein, with protein sequence MTSTSDEDHSYIDSAQESEAASDTSRALTLLREAQVALRASKFDEAIERCDEAQPLLITLNEVKYTAFLQLIYAYALLSMQDIDKAQPRAAQARELFQSLGAEAETTSAEGLLAAILAKQGARELSASNYSTAIRILISAEKIHGENSESAPAQACKLLLGSAFLSEGERQLKAGDLKGAGQNLISAQNLFSHIGKIERAAFAASRLGAVHLREGTPTSAVTAFETAREFYSQAESQELNVAICDENIARAHVFSGRVDVSLQLFDKARATFAQLAQPRRAALTDTIFGESLYGSGYKQLANQHFDRAIAQLKSAKAEFDRLGDSRNAERCGVDMGGIWLLRAERFNVDEEVDVIIERLESAASVFAESKAHRAAAQCLSFMGDRYLKSENYHEAVRAYQTAQIAFNQASAPIDVNDCHNNIGVAQALLGNADDAIANLQTAYSKYDGIKAHYATSIVDKNLAACRRRESERRSYSIIHHNLPHIEQFSDIHELPDGSAPSVFSQGKQLYFAANRDNDIEALNRSIEIFGKCAKSPGSVEISIMLAGATYQRFKESGSLDDITVAIAELRRILAQTSRVDPAYTQWSYGLSVALRCRFQQANDAVDIHDALDIITPVIDSIEVDNLTDASTGADVLREYGTILCEIYDFEGGLGNIDAAVDALRASLEMLPAGERSKERTITINNIAAALRKRHEATLNPEDIREATTLSRQAIDEMPHDLINKALLFDNLATALRRSYDFSRNIRDLDDSIESYKLALAEPSTENSSRASSLAGLGLALRWRFDHLGILKDLDESISRGEEAVQIIEGATTGRHTAFAFSTLASSLRARYSHTDEVDDIRAASAWANKAVNAIGNHDPDRASYTYILGSILIEYYQRAGKIELLDEAITQLRATVAKPHGQTFLHLINLAGALRLRFNQSDDNDDLNAAIDALRRAFEISDIEHPIRSKILHDLAQALRRRFDKMKVRSDLDTVVGLARDAIRLVPIDHTIRPGLLTSLGLALKFRYFALSKVSGTSDLNEAIDRFHEAVETAAAEDKDLGTYLHEYGTALLVRFRLSRQGLDVIESVAALRRCISVLPEDDVDRPTILNALSDSLEELSTLPGDRDELEDLVETALLAATQERRSRNREERDYSLARAMRHRFEYRGPISDLDNSIEIFRRISAADCDAETHAKYLGALASSLSLRFTATGNLSDIDEAVAVARTAARAGANGPLAFAYASDLGDALRVRYETSGRAADLDQAVDALRNALGLVDPSGHLVSTCHNNLGIAIRIRYERFGRTDDLQEAVENNWLATVTASINDPHYYRYLSNYSLSLFCLYRRYGNAQHLDIAIEKARRAVDALPVGHPSRSRILANRGMTLMERARLIGDEIDLDDAIQAFTEAVDASEPTSAGYAPSCSNLGAAYHRRYAKTKDPSDLTAAINMLTKSIQHTPPHDSRYCAHQMNLARVLNAKFLDFGSESAGRLALTHAQDSAGHPGGDIDERIEAARLWGRIAHAFGDSVAALQGYRSAVGLLPQRALRGMDRADGERLLERWTGLASEAAAVAIDVGQGSVALELLEEGRAVLWSKMVESRTDIDRLRAADQGLADELADQIRVLEAGSNGRSRQFESSHPDPRMGDRVFTASMTFDDIVNRVRRIDGLDDFLRPVPAMAMHSAASAGPVIVLNVAERRCDALVVLSDRIDVIPLLDLESKDVVAWSKRYVAAQEILADPNCRPLAMAAAEHEVRQALQWLWTSVAKPVLDGVGFLVTEPPKIDVLPRLWWCPTGALSLLPIHAAGEDSGNSVLDYVVSSYTPTVRGLIAARTAQGEPSGRGSDFLIVGMPKTPDHADLPAVEHELRIVKEIFRRPAELIESTATRSNVLEALRLHSTAHLACHGVQRFDQPSESGIVLHDGVLTITNIVDGEQSGGDFVFLSACHGYTGSSRSADESVTLGAALHFVGWIHVVATMWSVNDETAAFIAFHLYSTIVDQNGNIDPRSSAVALHNATHIARDEKASELSWVPFIHIGP